The following coding sequences are from one Rutidosis leptorrhynchoides isolate AG116_Rl617_1_P2 chromosome 11, CSIRO_AGI_Rlap_v1, whole genome shotgun sequence window:
- the LOC139874557 gene encoding uncharacterized protein, giving the protein MTEEGEGQTMEAMMKATRAGNGHAIRQPAVTTNFEFRGTPKEDAFEHLRNFKSICNLFKIANVSDTIIYPRVFPWSLKDDAKDWLKSLPEGEIDSWPTMEDKFLQRFFPASKDAKLQSDINHFVQKSNETLYNTWTRFGKMLHNCPQHGLNNFNKVLIFYKGVNVPTRKEIDIAVGGFTETSDELASVKAQLATFKRQMDSITKEIHAIKVGCELYQGPHLTKDCDQASMEEQDNYLGYVKKGDFALIEFPGGRLFFNQVPIDEESKDESSKNYEPKAQEQKKDDPPEIITKPPLKVYKSPIPYPKALKKDKLANQYKKFLDMINQISINMPLAEVIKGCLTMRSDSAVYDALTDLGESVNLMPYSLYLKLGLEDLKPTRMGIHLANHSFNTPIGIAEDLIVRVSHPCPNKEPLFFPADLVILEMKEDTKVPIILGRPFLNTIDSIIHVQQNQISIGVGDERVIFHVDKAMKQPKSIDDTCFKLDVIDLCVENELKEFLEVDTTGFVLVDSSDDFDLDAEFENLLEVNTDDYDYNKEDDPKEEELIEEIKEEDKF; this is encoded by the exons ATGACTGAAGAAGGAGAAGGTCAAACGATGGAAGCAATGATGAAAGCCACGAGGGCTGGTAATGGACATGCCATTAGACAACCGGCAGTCACCACGAATTTTGAG ttcaggggtacaccgaaagaggatgcatttgAGCATCTTCGGAACTTCAAAAGCATTTGCAATTTGTTCAAGATTGCAAATGTTTCTGATACAATTATCTATCCGAGAGTCTTTCcttggtccttaaaagatgatgccaAGGACTGGTTAAAGTCATTGCCAGAGGGTGAGATTGATAGTTGGCCTACAATGGAAGATAAGTTTCTGCAGCGTTTCTTTCCAGCTTCAAAGGATGCTAAATTGCAGagtgacattaatcactttgttcagaagTCAAATGAGACACTTTATAATACATGGACACGTTTTGGTAAAATGCTAcacaattgtcctcaacacgggttgaataactTTAATAAGGTCTTAATTTTCTATAAGGGTGTCAATGTGCCGACAAGGAAAGAAATTGATATTGCTGTAGGTGGTTT taccgaaactagtgacgagCTTGCTTCAGTTAAAGCTCAACTTGCGACCTTTAAAAGACAGATGGATTCTATCACTAAAGAAATACACGCGataaaggttggttgtgagttataTCAGGGACCACATCTTACGAAAGATTGTGATCAAGCGTCAATGGAGGAACAGGATAATTATTTGGGTTATGTGAAAAAGGGTGACTTTGCTCTTATTGAATTTCCAGGGGGAAGGCTGTTTTTCAACCAA GTACCAATTGATGAGGAGTCAAAGGATGAAAGTTCTAAGAATTATGAGCCAAAGGCCCAGGAGCAaaagaaagatgatccaccggagATCATAACTAAGCCGCCATTGAAGGTGTACAAATCACCAATTCCATATCCTAAAGCTCTAAAGAAAGACAAGCTTGCGAATCAGTATAAGAAATTCTTAGATATGATTAATCAAATCAGCATCAATATGCCATTGGCAGAAGTGATTAAAGGATGCCTAACTATGAGAA GTGATTCGGCAGTGTATGATGCACTAACCGATTTAGGGGAAAGCgttaatttaatgccctattcgttgTACTTGAAACTTGGCTTAGAAGATTTAAAACCAACTAGAATGGGAATTCACTTGGCCAACCATTCTTTTAACACTCCTATAGGTATTGCCGAAGACTTAATAGTGAGAGTTAGCCACCCTTGTCCAAATAAGGAACCATTATTCTTTCCGGCCGATTTAGTGATCCTTGAAATGAAAGAGGACACTAAAGTACCAATCATTCTAGGTCGACCTTTCCTAAACACCATTGATTCTATTATCCATGTTCAACAGAACCAAATTAGCATAGGCGTAGGTGATGAAAGAGTGATTTTCCATGTAGATAAGGCCATGAAACAACCCAAGTCCATTGATGATACTTGTTTCAAACTTGATGTAATAGACTTGTGTGTTGAGAATGAATTGAAGGAATTCTTGGAAGTCGATACTACAGGTTTTGTTCTCGTTGATAGTAGTGATGATTTTGATTTAGATGCTGAATTTGAAAACTTGTTGGAAGTTAATACTGATGATTATGACTATAATAAGGAAGATGATCCCAAGGAAGAGGAACTGATAGAAGAGATCAAAGAGGAAGATAAGTTCTGA